The window ATTGGCTACCACCCCGCCAACCGGCACCAGCCCGCCTTCCCCGCAACCTTTCGCACCCAGGGGGTTATGCGGCGAGGGAGAGTCTTCAAGCTCGATAGCTCGAATCTGGGGGAAGTCTGTTGCCGTGGGCATCAGGTAGTCCGCGAACGTCCCAGCCAAGAACTGCCCATCATCCGAGTAAGCCATGTTCTCCAAGAACACCCCGCCTAGACCTTGCACCACAGCTCCGATCGACTGACCCTTTGCTGTCAGCGGATTGATGATGCGGCCGATGTCTTCGACGCCGAAGTAGTCGATCAGGTCGACCTTGCCGGTCTCTGGATCAACAGCAACGTGCGCTGCCGAAGCGCCGTAGGCGTACGTGTGCTCAGTTGAGGCGAACTCACCCTCCGCCTGAACCTTCAGCGCTCCCAGGTCCGCCGCAGTTAGCGTCTGTCCGTTCCAAGAAGCGGCAAGCCCTGGCCCGACCTCGATGGATGCGGGATCGCAACCAAAGCGCTTTGCACCCTCCTCACGGATTCGATCGCGGAGCAGCCCAGCGGTAACTACGACGGCAGATCCACCGAGAGCTGTCGAACGAGAGTGGAAGGAGCCGAATCCGAGCTTGAGGTAGATGGTGGAGCCGTGCAGGATCCGAATCTGATCCATGGGGAGCCCAAGTTCATCGGATGCGATCTGTGTGAGGACAGTCACAAGGCCCTGTCCCAGATTGGTCGAACCGATGTAGATGGTGAGCATGCCATCACTTTCGATCTCCATTCTGGCGCACTCCCGAATGCCGCCACCACCACCTTCGATAAAGCAAGCAATGGCGATGCCGTGATACCGGCCCTCGATGAGCTTGCCCTGAAGGGGCAACTTCGCTTCCCACTCGAATTCCTTGAGGCAACGGTCCAGGGTGATCTGGTAGTCGCCGCTGTCCAGGTTCTCCGGCTTGGGAGGCTTGTCGAGCGTCGCCAATGGGTAAGGCATCTGCTCCGACCGAGCCAAGTTCATGCGTCGGAACTCAACTTGATCTATGCCAAGTTCCTCAGCGGCGATCTGCAGCAGTCGCTCACGGAAAAAATCTGCTTCGAACCGTCCGGGCCCACGGTAGGTCCCGATAGGCCCCTTGTTTGTGAGATGAACAGCCGATTCGATGTGAATATGCGCGATGTCGTAGGGCCCCGACATGAACTGCGCGACGTTCCGCGGCGGAATCGCGCCGCTCGATCGCATGTAGGCACCAGCATCGGTATGAACTGCACCACGAAGCGCCAGGATGCGGCCGCTCCTCTCACAGACGATCTCAAGTTCGCATTCCATCTGACGCGAATGATTGGACCCAAGAAGGTTCTCGAGCCGATCTTCCACCCACTTTACCGGGCGACCGAGTTGCTTCGCGGCGAAAGGAACGAGGAAGTCTTCCGGATAAAACTCGCCACGGACTCCAAAACCGCCACCGACGTCGACCTCGATCAAATCAACCTGCTCAATCTCAAGTCCCAACGTTGCGGCAAGGGTCCTGCGCGTGGTGAATGGAACCTTTGCGGCACCGCTGACGGTCATATGGTTACCGTCCCACTGTGCGACCAATCCGCGGGTCTCCATAGTGACCGCGCTGTGGCGCTGGGTCACAAAGCGCTCGCGCCGAACGTAGGGACCTGTAACGCTCTTTGCATCACCCTTCGATGCCGTATACACGATCGGACAGTTGGTGCCGAGATGTTCGAAGAGGAGAATCTCGTCCTTCACAGACGCTTTCCAGTCGGGAACCGGGTCCAGCATCTCTATGTCAGCGAAGACAAGATTCGCCCCGTCTTCTGCAATCGCTGTAGTGTCGGCAACCACGATAGCGATTGGCTCCCCGACGTACCGCACCTTGTCCGCCGCCACCACCGTCTGCTCGAAGGGCGCGTGCTCGGGCACCGGGGACAAGCGAAGAGGCATCTTCGGCACCCGCCCCAGCACCGACTGAACGTCTTGTGCGGTGTAAACGGCATGAACGCCGGGCACTTCAAGCGCGGCTGCCGTATCAATCGAGAGGATTCGCCCGTGCGGGACCGTGCTGCGCACGATCACTGCATGAAGCATTCCTTCCAGATGAATGTCGTCGACAAAACAAGCCTTGCCAGTCAGAAGGCGCCGATCTTCAACTCTCCGGGTGTAGGTACCAACGACCTTGCCGTCACGTCTGTCGACCATCTCAGATCTCCTTCCGAGCGTAAGCAGAGCGCGCGTCGTATACGGCTTCCACGATGTTCACGTAACCGGTACAACGGCAAAGGTTGCCGGACAACACCTCGCGGATGCGATCCTTGCTTGCGTCCGGCTCTTCCGAAAGCAAGGCATGTGCAGTAGTCAAGAAGCCCGGAGTGCAGAATCCGCACTGCAGTGCATGATGAGTGTGAAAACTCTGCTGCAGCGCAGACATGCCTTCCACTGGAGTTATGCCCTCAACCGTGGTGACTTCGCAGTCGCCGGCCTGCACTGCCAGCATCAAGCAAGACCGCACCGCGTCGCCGTTCACGATGACGGTACAGGCGCCGCAAACCCCATGCTCGCATGCAACGTGCGTCCCGGTCTTGTTCAGGTGGTGCCGAAGGCAATCAGCCAAGCTGGTTCTTGGCGGTACATCCGCGGAGACGCTCGCGCCGTTCAGCTGGAAGAAGATCGTGGATTCGTTCATGATGGTTGTCCGGTAATCAGGCGCCTGTACTCACTCGTTCCTGTGCCTCTTTCAATGAGCGCTTCAATAGGGTCGCGACCAAGGAGCGACGGTAAGCTGCTGTGGCATGGATGTCGGTCGTCGGGTCCACTTCATCGCTCGCAGCACACGCGGCTGCTTCGATACTTGCGGCGTCGATCTTTTTTCCGTTCAAAGCCGCCTCCGCTCGACCAAGCCGGCGAGGCGTCGAGCATGCTCCGACCACACCGATGTGCACATTGGTTGCCCGCTGCTGCGCGTCCAAGTCATAAAACAGCGCGATTCCAGCCATCGCAAAGTCGCCAGCGCGCCTGGCGAACTCTTGGAACGCCCAACGCCGCTGTGCAGGCCAGAACGGAAGCTGAAATGCAAGAATCATCTCGTCCTCAGCGAGCTCCGTGCTGAGTGGACCAGTGAAGAATCCATCGGCCTTGATCGTCCGCTCTCCTTTTGGGCCAAGAATTCTCAGTTGAGCGTCGCAGGTGACAGCAATGCACGGAAGCTCAGATGCCGGATCCCCGTGCGCCAAGCTTCCGCCCACAGTACCGCGGTTTCGGATCTGATAGTGCGCCACATGGTGGACTGCCTCTTGAAGTAGAGGATGAGCTCGGGCAAGTACCTCACTATCTTCGATATCTCGCCACCGCGTGCGAGCGCCGATGTGCACACCATCCGCTTTCAAGCTGATGTAATTCAGATCCGGCACGTTCTTCAGGTCCACCAGTGCAGCGGGTTGCGCCATCCGATAGGCCATCGTCGGGAGCAGACTCTGGCCACCAGCGATGATTTTTGCTTCACCGGCGTACTGGCTCAGCAGTTCCACCACCTCGACGGGCGACGCGGGCGCGTGGTACTCAAAGTTTGAGAATTTCATGTTGACTCGATGGATTGGAGTGCTGATTGCATGCTTGCCGGATCGGGCCGAGCGCGCTCAACGTTGGTTGGCCGACGTCTGCAATCAGTCCTGCAAGGGCGTGCCCGACACCTTGATGGCCTGCGCCCACCGTGCGAGCTCTTCCTTCATCCAGTTGTCCAGTTCCGCAGGAGAGCTCCCGACAGGAGTCGCGCCCAGACTGGCGAAGCGGGCCTTCACATCCTCATCGCTCACCGCCTTCACCACTGCACGATTCAGCTTCTCGATGACGGGCTTTGGCGTGTTCTTCGGCGCGAAGATCGCGTACCACGCGGTCACTTCGATACCTTGAACGCCTTGCTCTGCGAACGTTGGAAGGTCGATGATGGGGCTGCGCTTCGTGGCCGCGATCGCGATGGGCTTCAGCTTGTTGGCCTTCACATAGGGCAGCGCGGCAGTCACTTCGACAGACATGAAGTCGATCTCACCTGACATTACCGCCGACATTGCCGGCGCAGAGCCCTTATATGGCACGTGCTGGGTATCCATGCCGAACTTTGCTTTGAGCAACTCCCCAGCGAGATGATGTGGTGACCCAATTCCTGCCGACCCGAAGTTCAGTGATCTTTCCTTGCTGAGCTTGATAAGGTCTTGCATTGACTTGACCGGCAGGTTCGGTCGCACCACGATGATGTGTGGGATCGTGGCGACCAGGGAAACAGACTCGAAGTCCTTCGCCGCGTCGTACTGGAGCTTCTTGTAGAGCGTCGGATTGATTCCGTGCGTGGTCGTAGAGCCCAGGACCAGGTTGTATCCGTCAGGCTGGGCGCGCGCCACGTAGGCGGTGCCGATCATCCCTGCCGCACCCACTCGGTTGTCAACCACGACGGGCTGTCCAAACTGCGCCTGCATCTTCTCGGCCATCGCTCTGGCGATGAGGTCCAGGGCGCCCCCCGCGCTAAATGGAGCGACCAGTGTGATAGACCGTGCTGGATACTCCTGCGCATGCGCGCCGGCGGCCAAGGCGACCACCTGTGCGGCGGAGATTTTCAGGTAGGTGCGTCTTTTCATAATGCGAGTCCTTGAGTTGCCGAGCGAATAGACAGCCGCCGGCGGTAGCGCCGGTGGTAAGAGAAGCCGCTTCGCGGCCAGGATCCGTTGACTTCTGGCACCAGGTGTGTTCTACCCGAAGTCAACGAGGATTGAACCGTCTACAACCTTCACAGGGAAGGTCTGAAGGTCCTTGCAAACGGGCCCGGAACGGTGCGCGCCGGTTGCCACGTCGAACTGAGCCTGGTGCAGCGGGCACTCGATGCAGCCGGCTTCCACGATGCCGTCCGACAACAATGCGAATTCATGAGTGCACACATTGCTCACGCAATGAACGTCCTCACCTAGCTTCACCAGAGCGATGAGCGCTTTTCCCACAGTGATCGGGAATGGCTCCTCTTCCTCAAGCTGCGACAGCGACGCGACACTTTGCCAAGCCATGGTTTTCCTTCTTACAAGGGAATCACCAGAAGCGCATCGATGCTGGTCGAGTCAATGACCACAACGCGCTCCTTGAACATGAGGCGGCCATCGACTTCGGCGATGCTGTCCTCATAGACTCCGGTGCTGAAAAGATCGGTTTGGCCGTCATGCATGATCCGGGCCACGATGTATCCCGTTCGCGCACCGATCGATCCATCCGGCCGCTCAGAGAGGACCGTCCGGCTGAGCGCGTGTCGATACGTATGGGGCTCGTAAACGTTCGCGCTCTTCATGGACGTGATCCGGTCTCGCAGCATGTTGCGGTTGTCGCAGTACATGAGCCCGATCGGCAACTTCCGTCGGTGGTTGTCGCGTGTGATGATCTTGTAGAGGCAGCGATCGTCAAAGAACGCTGGCCATTCGGCATAACGCTCGTCGTCAATGCAGTCAACATACTCCGCGAGCAAGGTCTCGACGCGGAATGCCAGTTCAGGGGTCAATCTCAACTTTTCCATGATTATTCTCCTTAGATCTCAGAGACCCATCCGCGTCCGATACGCTTGCCAGAAGCCGCGTACTGCAGCTTCGCTAACTCGCGACTGCTGGTCTTCAACGACGCGCCCCCCCATCTCCAGAACGGCGTTCTTGTCAGTCTCACGACGAATTCCGCGCTGGATGAAGTTCCCGACGATGCCGTCCTCCAAAGACACCAAGCCGGCCGGGCCGATCAGGTTCGATTGACGCATGCGCATGTCGAACTGCTCCGGCGTATCGTCTGCGTAGCCGAAGGCGATCCAGTACAGCTCGGACTTATCGACACTCTTCGGAATGAGCACGCGTACCGCCAGGGAGTTCTGAATCTGCTGGAGGACGAAGGTCGGAAAGATCGACTGGATCGCATGGGTGATTCCATCTTCGTATTCCAGCCATGAACGGATGAGCGTCGGATCCGCCAGCGTGAAGTCGTCCATCACGGCGCGGAGTTCGCCCTTCTTCTCGTAGTCAGTGCCGACAGCCGAATCGGTACCACGCTTCGACCAGCTCAGATGGTGTGCGCCATCGCCGTCGACTCGAACGCCACCCTCCATGGAGAGTCGATTCAGCTTGAAGGTGGAGAAGAAGGTGTGGAGCAAACTCGCGTGGTACGAGTCTTTTACGTTCTCCATGTACAGCTTCCAGTTGCTATGGAGCGTCTGCGAATACGTGCCAAGAAGCTTGACCGGACGATTGAAGATCCGCGCAATGTGGCTCCCCATGCGCTCACCCAGATAATCGGCCAGGGCCGGCGTCTCCTCCGAGAACGTAGCAAAGACCAGGCCGTGGAAGACCTCGACGCGAGCCTTCGTCAGGTTGTGCTGGCACACCTTGAAGTCCGCCGGCATTCCCCCGACCTTCTTGACTCCGTTCTGGAACGCAACACTCTGCAGGTTGCCCGCGAGGTCATATCGCCAGTTGTGATAGACGCACGTGAAGTCCTCGACGTTGCCGCTTCCGTCAAAGAGCAGTGTCGCGCCGCGATGCGCGCACCGATTCACCACGCAGTGCACCTTTCCTTCCGCGTCGCGCGACACGATGACAGGCGTGTCACCGACCCATGTCGTCTTGTAGTCGCCGCTGTTTGGAATCTCGAGTTCCATCGCGACGAAACACCAGTTCGGGCCTCGGAAGATGAGCTTCTGTTCCAGGTCATAAAGCTCGGGGTCAGTGAATACGCTGAACGGCACGCGCGAGTTATCCACAGTAGGCCACTCGATGTTGATTGGATGAGTCGGAGACGCTTGCATGGTGGATTCCTTACAGTGGGGTTGGAAAATTGGATGCCGATGTGGCCTCAGGAATTGCTCGCGTAGAAAGCATCCGCATAGATGTGCTCACGCGCGATGCCTCGTCGCTCGGCAAGCAGAGAGGCGGCCTCAACCATCGGCGGGGCGCCGCACAAGTAGGCGCGCCATCCATTGAGGTTGGGATGGTCTTCCGCAACGGCCTCGGTCACAATTCCTGACCGCATCGCCTGGTCCTCACCGCTGCCACTCGTCACCACGGTTTGGACGTTCAGGTTGGAGTGGCGACTCGCCAGAGCGTCTAGCCACTGGAGACCGTAGACGTCAGTAGGAGTTCGGACCCCAAAGTACAGATGGATTGGATTGCGCATCCCCGACTCGAGGGCCCCGCGGACGATCGACAAGACTGGAGCCAGGCCGGATCCACCCGCAACGCAGAGCATCGGACCTTCATGTCGTGATCGAAGGTATGCGGTTCCCAGAGGGCCGGTTACCCTCACGGAGTCGCCGACCTTGAGCTTCTCGTCGATGTATCCGGTAACGCGCCCATCGGGCACCAGGCGTACGTGAAATTCAAGCTCGTCGTCGGTGCTCAGCCCGGCCATCGAATACGGTCGCACCATGTCCGGAGCAACTTGGAGAAGTGCGTACTGGCCCGGTGAGTAGACGAACGGCTTGGAGGGACGGAGGCGCAATCTCTTGATGTCGTGTGTCATGGCCTCAATCGAGGTGACTGTGGCCTTGAACACTTTGGCGGGGTGTGTGATGACCTCGTCCGGCTCAGCGATCTCGATCGCACAGCTTTCCGTTAGCACGCTCATGCACGCCAGGACATGACCATCACCGCGCGGGTCACTCTTGATTGCATCACGCCCTGTTTCCAGAACCGTCCCCTTTACGACCTTGCAGCGGCAGGTTCCGCATCTGCCTGCCATGCAGCTGTACGAGACAGGCACGTTGTTTGTGCGGAGGGTTTCCAGGAGGTTTGCACCTGGAGAAGCTCTCAGCACAAGGCCTAACGGTTCAACAACGACTTCCATTCCAGCTCATGTTCGTTTGCAGCCGGAAGTGTAGGAATAGGTCTTCAGCGGGGGAATGCATTGGCCCTAATGGGCATCATCACGCAGCGAAATATCGCCTTTCTGCTGAGTGCGACCCACGGAGGTCCCTGTTCATCTCCTGCGCGGGCTGCCATGCGCAACGGCCGACAGGATGGCAAGCGCCAACTGCTACCCCGCGCTCACGACGACGCTGCAATGTGAACGACTGGCAGTTGCGAACGCAGGAAGCGCAAGGCGTAGCGCAGCGCACCCGGGCTGCTGGCGTGCAACGTGAAAAGCGGCTGACCGAGCTCCACCCGGTCCCGCAGGCGCACGTGCATCCTTGCTCCGGCGGCCGGATCGCGTGGAGCGCCCGCCAGTTTGGCCGCGCGTGAGACGAGGCGCGTGTCGATCGCCAAGACCGTGCCGCCCGCATGCGCGGTCACGTCCTCGGTGTGCGCTGCCTTCGGCGGCACACGCAGACCACCCTGCGCTTCGCAGATCGCCAGGAACTTGGCCAGCGCGCGCCCGTCGTCCAGCACCTCGCACGCCAGTCCCTGCCCACCCCCAGGGGCAGATTTTCCGGCCATTTCCAGCAGCAGGCCGGCGAGCAGCAGGGCACGCTCGCGCAGGTCCTGCGGGGCGTCGGCGCGGCGTTCCAGCACTGCCATGACGTCCATGGCTTCCAGGGCCGGCCCGATGCCGCGGCCTACAGGTTCGGTGCCGCCGGTGAAGACCGTGCGAACCTGCAGGCCCAAAGCGGCACCCACGGCCACCAGGCTGCGCGAAAGCAGCTCGGCCGCCGCCGTGCTGCGAACCTTGGTCAGCGGGCCGACCGGCAGATCGATCAGCACGCGCTGGGAGCCCGCCGCAGCCTTCTTGGAAAGGATGGACGCCACCAGCAGCCCTTCGCTATCGAGATTCAGCGGGCGTTCCACCCGGATCAACATGTCGTCGGCCGGACTGATGCGCGTGGCACCACCCCACGCGATGCAGCCGCCCTCGCTTTCGACGACGCGGCGCAGCGCCGCCATGTCGAGGTCAACCGGCGCGAGGGTTTCCATCGCATCGGCCGTACCGGCCGCCGAGGTGATGGCACGCGAGGATGTCTTCGGCATCAGCGCGCCGCACGCTGTGACGATCGGCACCACCAGCAGCGTCGTCCGATTGCCCGGGAGGCCGCCGATGCAGTGTTTGTCCATCACTGGCGACGCGCCCCAGTCGATGCGTTCGCCCACATCGACCATGGCTTTCGTCAACGCCACCGTCTCGTCGAGATCGAGTCCGCCGCCGGCACAGACCGTCACCAGGGACGCCAGGTGAATGTCGGAAAGCCGACCACGTGCCACGTCTTCCATGAGCTCGCGCAGGGCGGAGTATCCAAGCCTGCTGCCGTGAGCCTTGGCGCGAAGGTGCGCAAGCGACGCGAGCACCGGTGGATGGCGCACCTCCACTTCATCGCCCTCTGCTGCGCCCAACAAGGTCCAGGCGACTTCCGACAACGCGATCTCGTCGCTACGAAGCCAGTCGCTGCTGACGTGATGGAGGATCGCGAGCAGGTGGTGCCCGTTGGCGATCACTTCGACCTGCGCCTGCGCTTCGAAGCCCTCCGCCCGGCAGACAGGGCAGTCGCCGAGCATGTACACCACGGGCTGCTGATAAGTGTCGATGCGGGCCCGGCTGGCCCGCAGGCGGTCGAAGGACACGGCGCGGACTGATCTTCAGAGCTTGCGGGATTCGAGGTACTCCGGCACGGTGACCGGCCAGCCGTGACGCTCCTCGATCGCCAGCCGCAGCGCATCGGCGGCCACCGGCTCGCCATGCGTCACGAAGACCCGCTTCGGCGCACGCAGCCCACCGAGCCATGCCAACAGCTGTTCCCGGTCCGCATGGGCCGAAAAGGTGTCGAGATTGGCCACTTCGGCGCGCACCGGCACATAGGCCCCATGGATCTTGACCGACTCCGAGCCGCCGACCAGCGTCGCGCCGCGCGTGCCGGCGGCCTGGAAGCCGGCGAACAGGATGGTGTTGCGTGCTTCAGGCGCATACGCCTTCAGGTGATGCAGGACGCGCCCGCCGGTCGCCATGCCGCTCGCAGAAACGATGATCGAAGGAAAGGTCAGCGTATTCAGCCGCTTCGATTCCTCCACCGTGTTGACGATCGTCACGTGCTTGCTCATGGCGGCACACTGCTCGGCGCTCAACCGGTGTTCGTCGAGGTGGTGCCGAAAAATGCGCGTGGCATCGGCCGCCATGGGGCTGTTCAGGTACACCGGCATGTCGGGAATGCGGCGCGCCTGCTTGAGCAGGTGGATGCAATGCAGGAGGGTCTGCGCGCGCCCAACGGCGAATGAAGGGATGACGACCACGCCGCCGCGCGCCGCGGTGCGATTGACCACGTCGGCCAGCACCATGAGCGCGTCGACGTCGCGATGCAGGCGATCACCATACGTGGACTCCACGACCACATAGTCCGCCTGCTCGGGAGACTCGGGTGGACGCATCACCAGGTCGTCGCTGCGGCCAAGGTCGCCGGAGAACAGGATGCTGCCCCCTGTCCAGCTGATGTGAACGCTGGCCGCGCCGAGAATATGCCCGGCGCGCTTCAGACGCCACGACCAGCCTGGCCACGGTGACTGCTCCTCGTCGAAGGGAATGGCCTCGAAGCGCTTCAGCGCTGCACTCGCCTCCTCTTGCGTGTAGAGCGGCAGGGCCGGCTTGTGCTTCGAATGGCCGTGCCGATTCGCGAAATCGGCTTCCTCCTCCTGGAGCCGGCCGGAATCCGGCAGCAGCAGCTCGCACAGGTCGCGCGTCGCGCCACTGCAGAACACAGGGCCCTTGAAACCGAGCTTGACGAGCCGCGGCACAAACCCGCTGTGGTCGATGTGCGCGTGCGTGAGCAGCACCGCATCGATGTCGGAGGCCTTGATCGGCAAAGGCTCCCAGTTGCGCAGCCGCAGTTGCTTCAGGCCCTGGAAGAGGCCACAGTCGACCAGCAACCGGCGGCCGTCGTGCTCCAGCAGGTACTTGGATCCGGTGACGGTGCCGACGCCGCCGAGGAATTCGATGCGCATTGCTTCTCCTTGGTTGCCGGGAGCTTGGCATCGTGCCGCCGCTGCGACTTGATGCCGATCAAGGGAGCGCAACATCAAGTTGCGCATGATGCACCCTTTGTCCCGGAGGCCACCCTTGACGATCCGCCATCTCGACCGGCTCCTGTCGCCGACCTCGGTCGCTGTCTTCGG is drawn from Variovorax sp. PBS-H4 and contains these coding sequences:
- a CDS encoding xanthine dehydrogenase family protein molybdopterin-binding subunit, whose amino-acid sequence is MVDRRDGKVVGTYTRRVEDRRLLTGKACFVDDIHLEGMLHAVIVRSTVPHGRILSIDTAAALEVPGVHAVYTAQDVQSVLGRVPKMPLRLSPVPEHAPFEQTVVAADKVRYVGEPIAIVVADTTAIAEDGANLVFADIEMLDPVPDWKASVKDEILLFEHLGTNCPIVYTASKGDAKSVTGPYVRRERFVTQRHSAVTMETRGLVAQWDGNHMTVSGAAKVPFTTRRTLAATLGLEIEQVDLIEVDVGGGFGVRGEFYPEDFLVPFAAKQLGRPVKWVEDRLENLLGSNHSRQMECELEIVCERSGRILALRGAVHTDAGAYMRSSGAIPPRNVAQFMSGPYDIAHIHIESAVHLTNKGPIGTYRGPGRFEADFFRERLLQIAAEELGIDQVEFRRMNLARSEQMPYPLATLDKPPKPENLDSGDYQITLDRCLKEFEWEAKLPLQGKLIEGRYHGIAIACFIEGGGGGIRECARMEIESDGMLTIYIGSTNLGQGLVTVLTQIASDELGLPMDQIRILHGSTIYLKLGFGSFHSRSTALGGSAVVVTAGLLRDRIREEGAKRFGCDPASIEVGPGLAASWNGQTLTAADLGALKVQAEGEFASTEHTYAYGASAAHVAVDPETGKVDLIDYFGVEDIGRIINPLTAKGQSIGAVVQGLGGVFLENMAYSDDGQFLAGTFADYLMPTATDFPQIRAIELEDSPSPHNPLGAKGCGEGGLVPVGGVVANAVAAALSSMGVQPNVLPLTPARVWEMVQDKTVPQHELEPEMIG
- a CDS encoding (2Fe-2S)-binding protein translates to MNESTIFFQLNGASVSADVPPRTSLADCLRHHLNKTGTHVACEHGVCGACTVIVNGDAVRSCLMLAVQAGDCEVTTVEGITPVEGMSALQQSFHTHHALQCGFCTPGFLTTAHALLSEEPDASKDRIREVLSGNLCRCTGYVNIVEAVYDARSAYARKEI
- a CDS encoding FAD binding domain-containing protein, which encodes MKFSNFEYHAPASPVEVVELLSQYAGEAKIIAGGQSLLPTMAYRMAQPAALVDLKNVPDLNYISLKADGVHIGARTRWRDIEDSEVLARAHPLLQEAVHHVAHYQIRNRGTVGGSLAHGDPASELPCIAVTCDAQLRILGPKGERTIKADGFFTGPLSTELAEDEMILAFQLPFWPAQRRWAFQEFARRAGDFAMAGIALFYDLDAQQRATNVHIGVVGACSTPRRLGRAEAALNGKKIDAASIEAAACAASDEVDPTTDIHATAAYRRSLVATLLKRSLKEAQERVSTGA
- a CDS encoding Bug family tripartite tricarboxylate transporter substrate binding protein — encoded protein: MKRRTYLKISAAQVVALAAGAHAQEYPARSITLVAPFSAGGALDLIARAMAEKMQAQFGQPVVVDNRVGAAGMIGTAYVARAQPDGYNLVLGSTTTHGINPTLYKKLQYDAAKDFESVSLVATIPHIIVVRPNLPVKSMQDLIKLSKERSLNFGSAGIGSPHHLAGELLKAKFGMDTQHVPYKGSAPAMSAVMSGEIDFMSVEVTAALPYVKANKLKPIAIAATKRSPIIDLPTFAEQGVQGIEVTAWYAIFAPKNTPKPVIEKLNRAVVKAVSDEDVKARFASLGATPVGSSPAELDNWMKEELARWAQAIKVSGTPLQD
- a CDS encoding non-heme iron oxygenase ferredoxin subunit; amino-acid sequence: MAWQSVASLSQLEEEEPFPITVGKALIALVKLGEDVHCVSNVCTHEFALLSDGIVEAGCIECPLHQAQFDVATGAHRSGPVCKDLQTFPVKVVDGSILVDFG
- a CDS encoding aromatic-ring-hydroxylating dioxygenase subunit beta, which translates into the protein MEKLRLTPELAFRVETLLAEYVDCIDDERYAEWPAFFDDRCLYKIITRDNHRRKLPIGLMYCDNRNMLRDRITSMKSANVYEPHTYRHALSRTVLSERPDGSIGARTGYIVARIMHDGQTDLFSTGVYEDSIAEVDGRLMFKERVVVIDSTSIDALLVIPL
- a CDS encoding aromatic ring-hydroxylating oxygenase subunit alpha, whose translation is MQASPTHPINIEWPTVDNSRVPFSVFTDPELYDLEQKLIFRGPNWCFVAMELEIPNSGDYKTTWVGDTPVIVSRDAEGKVHCVVNRCAHRGATLLFDGSGNVEDFTCVYHNWRYDLAGNLQSVAFQNGVKKVGGMPADFKVCQHNLTKARVEVFHGLVFATFSEETPALADYLGERMGSHIARIFNRPVKLLGTYSQTLHSNWKLYMENVKDSYHASLLHTFFSTFKLNRLSMEGGVRVDGDGAHHLSWSKRGTDSAVGTDYEKKGELRAVMDDFTLADPTLIRSWLEYEDGITHAIQSIFPTFVLQQIQNSLAVRVLIPKSVDKSELYWIAFGYADDTPEQFDMRMRQSNLIGPAGLVSLEDGIVGNFIQRGIRRETDKNAVLEMGGRVVEDQQSRVSEAAVRGFWQAYRTRMGL
- a CDS encoding 2Fe-2S iron-sulfur cluster-binding protein; this translates as MEVVVEPLGLVLRASPGANLLETLRTNNVPVSYSCMAGRCGTCRCKVVKGTVLETGRDAIKSDPRGDGHVLACMSVLTESCAIEIAEPDEVITHPAKVFKATVTSIEAMTHDIKRLRLRPSKPFVYSPGQYALLQVAPDMVRPYSMAGLSTDDELEFHVRLVPDGRVTGYIDEKLKVGDSVRVTGPLGTAYLRSRHEGPMLCVAGGSGLAPVLSIVRGALESGMRNPIHLYFGVRTPTDVYGLQWLDALASRHSNLNVQTVVTSGSGEDQAMRSGIVTEAVAEDHPNLNGWRAYLCGAPPMVEAASLLAERRGIAREHIYADAFYASNS
- a CDS encoding thymidine phosphorylase family protein gives rise to the protein MSFDRLRASRARIDTYQQPVVYMLGDCPVCRAEGFEAQAQVEVIANGHHLLAILHHVSSDWLRSDEIALSEVAWTLLGAAEGDEVEVRHPPVLASLAHLRAKAHGSRLGYSALRELMEDVARGRLSDIHLASLVTVCAGGGLDLDETVALTKAMVDVGERIDWGASPVMDKHCIGGLPGNRTTLLVVPIVTACGALMPKTSSRAITSAAGTADAMETLAPVDLDMAALRRVVESEGGCIAWGGATRISPADDMLIRVERPLNLDSEGLLVASILSKKAAAGSQRVLIDLPVGPLTKVRSTAAAELLSRSLVAVGAALGLQVRTVFTGGTEPVGRGIGPALEAMDVMAVLERRADAPQDLRERALLLAGLLLEMAGKSAPGGGQGLACEVLDDGRALAKFLAICEAQGGLRVPPKAAHTEDVTAHAGGTVLAIDTRLVSRAAKLAGAPRDPAAGARMHVRLRDRVELGQPLFTLHASSPGALRYALRFLRSQLPVVHIAASS
- a CDS encoding MBL fold metallo-hydrolase RNA specificity domain-containing protein; amino-acid sequence: MRIEFLGGVGTVTGSKYLLEHDGRRLLVDCGLFQGLKQLRLRNWEPLPIKASDIDAVLLTHAHIDHSGFVPRLVKLGFKGPVFCSGATRDLCELLLPDSGRLQEEEADFANRHGHSKHKPALPLYTQEEASAALKRFEAIPFDEEQSPWPGWSWRLKRAGHILGAASVHISWTGGSILFSGDLGRSDDLVMRPPESPEQADYVVVESTYGDRLHRDVDALMVLADVVNRTAARGGVVVIPSFAVGRAQTLLHCIHLLKQARRIPDMPVYLNSPMAADATRIFRHHLDEHRLSAEQCAAMSKHVTIVNTVEESKRLNTLTFPSIIVSASGMATGGRVLHHLKAYAPEARNTILFAGFQAAGTRGATLVGGSESVKIHGAYVPVRAEVANLDTFSAHADREQLLAWLGGLRAPKRVFVTHGEPVAADALRLAIEERHGWPVTVPEYLESRKL